In the genome of Euleptes europaea isolate rEulEur1 chromosome 7, rEulEur1.hap1, whole genome shotgun sequence, one region contains:
- the GAL3ST3 gene encoding galactose-3-O-sulfotransferase 3, with protein MACALPSLLYSPKTMSRKKALLLLLLAFSTGTLLLRQSAHLGWFPKSSSFSCAPLLSLRPKHTAVAFLKTHKTASTTVQNLLFRFAEWHNLTVALPHHACDHQFCYPRNFSSRFVHPYTLPPRFIASHLRFNREELRRLMPNDTIYVTILREPVTMFESLFSYYNQYCPAFKRVPNGSMEVFLDNPHSYYRPHEKYAMYARNTLVYDLGGDPEHSPGDPTYLPEFIHQVESIFSLVMLAEYFDESLVLLRRLLAWDLDDILYVKLNMRSPESKLNITSARLAAQIRAWNALDARLYDHFNATFWRKLNEVGRDCVQKEVHALHRACERLAHRCFRGQPQLRPAMQIKNKELRPWQPSAKVDIVGYDLPGSGPPLDEQCLKLVMPEVQYSRYLLRKQSLRNRRRAAPHRPLPPRGLLRPPRHPPPKVA; from the exons ATGGCCTGCGCTCTGCCCTCACTGCTCTACAGTCCCAAGACGATGTCCCGCAAGaaggccctcctcctcctgcttctggcCTTCAGCACTGGCACCTTGCTGCTGCGCCAAAGCGCCCACCTTGGCTG GTTCCCAAAGTCATCATCCTTCAGCTGTGCTCCGCTGCTGTCCCTACGCCCCAAGCACACTGCTGTGGCCTTCCTGAAGACCCACAAGACGGCCAGCACCACGGTGCAGAACCTCCTCTTCCGCTTTGCCGAGTGGCATAACCTGACGGTGGCATTGCCCCACCATGCCTGCGACCACCAGTTCTGCTATCCTCGCAACTTTTCGTCCCGCTTTGTGCACCCGTACACCCTCCCACCTCGCTTCATCGCCAGCCACCTGCGCTTCAACCGCGAGGAGTTGCGTCGCCTCATGCCCAATGACACCATCTACGTCACCATCCTGCGTGAGCCGGTCACCATGTTTGAGTCCCTCTTCAGCTACTACAATCAGTACTGCCCCGCCTTCAAGCGGGTGCCTAACGGTTCCATGGAAGTCTTCCTTGACAACCCCCACAGCTATTACCGACCTCACGAGAAGTATGCTATGTACGCCCGCAATACCCTGGTGTATGACTTGGGGGGGGACCCCGAACATAGCCCAGGTGACCCCACATACCTCCCGGAGTTCATCCACCAGGTGGAGAGCATCTTTTCTCTGGTTATGCTCGCAGAATATTTCGATGAGTCGTTGGTCCTCCTCCGTCGCCTTTTGGCGTGGGACTTGGATGACATTCTCTATGTCAAGCTGAACATGCGCAGCCCAGAGTCCAAGCTTAACATCACCTCGGCTCGCTTGGCGGCCCAGATCCGCGCCTGGAATGCCCTCGATGCCCGCCTGTACGACCACTTCAACGCTACCTTCTGGCGGAAGCTGAACGAGGTGGGCCGGGACTGCGTGCAGAAAGAGGTGCATGCTCTCCATCGGGCCTGTGAGCGCCTGGCACACCGCTGCTTTCGGGGCCAGCCCCAGCTGCGCCCTGCCATGCAGATCAAGAACAAAGAGCTCCGCCCCTGGCAACCCAGCGCTAAGGTAGACATTGTGGGCTACGATCTGCCGGGCTCGGGGCCTCCCTTGGATGAACAGTGCCTCAAACTGGTCATGCCTGAGGTACAGTATTCCCGCTACCTGCTGCGGAAACAAAGTCTAAGGAACCGGCGGAGGGCTGCGCCCCATCGACCTCTCCCGCCTCGAGGACTCCTACGACCACCCCGACACCCTCCTCCGAAGGTAGCCTGA